The following are encoded together in the Coregonus clupeaformis isolate EN_2021a unplaced genomic scaffold, ASM2061545v1 scaf1642, whole genome shotgun sequence genome:
- the LOC121543039 gene encoding popeye domain-containing protein 3 — MEAPEFFPPPENLTAAVVHPLCEEWKGGSEGAIFHLASIFLVLGFMGGSGFYGLLYLFTFLTLGFFCTTIWSWSDACTTDTFLWNFALFGVCAVQVVHVAYRLRNVTFEKEFQDLYSYLFKKLGVSLTHFGKIVACCEGDIHTIEKDHCYAMEGKTAIDKLSVLLSGRIRVTVNGEFLHDIYPFQFLDSPEWDSLRPSEEGVFQVTLRADNGCRYVSWRRKKLYLLFAKHRYIAKVFALVVRNDIADKLYSLNDKAFDSRGFRYDLRLPTYCHVPPLPELDRTDAFLRVPAQYDHGHRARVPITITAPEETDS, encoded by the exons ATGGAGGCGCCAGAATTTTTCCCACCTCCTGAAAACTTGACGGCGGCTGTCGTGCACCCGTTATGCGAAGAATGGAAGGGGGGATCCGAGGGTGCCATCTTCCACCTCGCCAGTATCTTCCTTGTTTTGGGGTTCATGGGAGGGAGCGGGTTCTATGGGCTCCTCTACTTGTTTACCTTTCTGACGCTCGGTTTCTTCTGCACAACCATTTGGTCATGGTCTGACGCGTGCACCACCGATACCTTTTTGTGGAATTTCGCTCTTTTTGGGGTATGTGCGGTTCAAGTTGTGCATGTCGCCTACCGGCTGAGGAACGTTACTTTCGAAAAGGAGTTTCAAGATCTGTACAGCTACCTGTTCAAAAAGCTGGGGGTGTCGCTCACCCACTTCGGCAAGATAGTCGCCTGTTGTGAAGGGGACATCCACACCATAGAGAAAGACCACTGTTATGCCATGGAGGGCAAGACTGCTATTGATAAGCTGTCCGTTCTTCTGTCCGGCCG AATTCGTGTGACAGTAAATGGAGAGTTTTTACATGACATCTATCCTTTCCAGTTTCTCGATTCACCTGAATGGGACTCTCTCCGGCCGTCAGAGGAGGGAGTTTTCCAG GTGACCCTGCGTGCAGATAATGGCTGTAGGTACGTTTCATGGAGACGTAAGAAACTGTACCTACTCTTCGCCAAGCACCGCTACATCGCCAAGGTCTTTGCGCTCGTGGTGCGGAATGACATCGCGGACAAGCTGTACTCTCTCAACGACAAGGCGTTCGACAGCCGCGGGTTCCGATATGATCTCCGGTTACCCACCTACTGTCACGTGCCTCCGTTGCCTGAATTAGACCGGACAGATGCGTTCCTACGAGTCCCGGCGCAATATGACCATGGCCACCGTGCCCGTGTCCCTATAACTATAACAGCACCAGAAGAGACTGACTCGTGA